A window of the Vigna angularis cultivar LongXiaoDou No.4 chromosome 3, ASM1680809v1, whole genome shotgun sequence genome harbors these coding sequences:
- the LOC108325975 gene encoding guanine nucleotide-binding protein subunit gamma 2: MQSGGPESASPVTHRVQSLSSADTRGKHRIHAELKRLEQEARFLEEELEKLERMEKASTACKGLLSNVETKPDPLLPSTIGPVSPTWDRWFEGPQDSKGCCRCWIL, encoded by the exons ATGCAATCGGGTGGGCCTGAATCCGCTAGCCCCGTGACCCACAGGGTTCAGTCTCTATCTTCCGCAGATACCAGAGGGAAACATAGGATACATGCTGAACTCAAGCGCTTGGAGCAGGAAGCAAGATTTTTAGAG GAAGAGCTGGAAAAACTTGAAAGGATGGAGAAGGCGTCTACGGCGTGCAAAGG ACTGCTCAGCAACGTGGAAACAAAACCTGATCCATTACTACCATC AACAATTGGACCCGTAAGTCCTACATGGGATCGATGGTTTGAGGGCCCCCAAGATTCTAAAGGCTGCTGTAGATGCTGGATTCTCTGA
- the LOC108324953 gene encoding uncharacterized protein LOC108324953, whose amino-acid sequence MGALMSRFWFMLFPAKEYKIVVVGLDNAGKTTTLYKLHLGEVVTTNPTVGSNVEELVYKNIRFEVWDLGGQERLRTSWATYYRGTHAVIAVIDSSDRARISVMKDELFRLLGHEDLQHSVVLVFANKQDIKDAMTPAEITDALSLHSIKDHDWHIQACCALTGEGLYDGLGWIAQRVTGKAPT is encoded by the exons ATGGGGGCATTGATGTCGAGGTTCTGGTTCATGTTATTCCCTGCAAAAGAGTATAAGATTGTTGTTGTTGGATTAGATAACGCTGGAAAAACCACCACCCTTTACAAATTGCATCTGGGTGAGGTTGTAACTACCAATCCTACTGTTGGTAGCAACGTCGAAGAGCTCGTTTACAAGAATATACGATTTGAG GTCTGGGATCTTGGTGGACAAGAAAGACTGAGGACATCATGGGCAACATATTACCGAGGAACTCATGCTGTTATTGCGGTGATAGACAGCAGTGATAGAGCCAGGATCTCTGTCATGAAGGATGAACTTTTTAGGTTGCTGGGGCACGAAGATTTGCAACATTCTGTCGTTCTTGTCTTTGCTAATAAACAAGATATCAAGGATGCTATGACTCCTGCTGAGATCACTGATGCATTATCTCTTCACAGTATCAAGGATCATGATTGGCATATACAGGCTTGTTGTGCCCTCACTGGAGAAGGGCTCTATGATGGTCTTGGATGGATTGCCCAGCGAGTAACTGGCAAAGCCCCAACATGA